In a single window of the Aridibaculum aurantiacum genome:
- the hscB gene encoding Fe-S protein assembly co-chaperone HscB produces MNYFQLFEIPVSLQPDKQLLKQKFYVLSRKYHPDFFTQENQMEQAEALEISSMLNQAYKTLQNQDETIKYVLMQKGLLEEEEKYQLPPDFLMEVMELNEQLQEAQMESNAEDLEKMKQAIANLQEEIYVPVKDIIASYNDETTTIEELQPVKEYYFKKKYLDRILATMR; encoded by the coding sequence ATGAACTACTTCCAACTTTTCGAAATACCCGTTTCACTTCAGCCAGATAAGCAGCTTTTGAAGCAGAAGTTTTATGTTTTAAGCCGCAAGTATCACCCTGATTTTTTTACGCAGGAAAACCAAATGGAACAAGCAGAGGCATTAGAGATCTCTTCTATGTTAAACCAGGCTTATAAAACCTTGCAAAACCAGGATGAAACAATAAAGTATGTACTAATGCAAAAAGGACTGCTGGAAGAAGAAGAAAAGTACCAGTTGCCACCTGACTTTTTGATGGAGGTGATGGAACTGAATGAACAACTGCAGGAAGCACAGATGGAAAGTAATGCTGAAGATTTGGAAAAAATGAAGCAGGCAATAGCTAATCTCCAGGAAGAGATTTACGTACCTGTAAAAGATATAATTGCAAGCTATAATGATGAAACCACCACTATTGAAGAGCTACAGCCGGTAAAAGAATATTACTTCAAGAAAAAATACCTTGACAGGATTTTGGCTACTATGCGCTGA
- a CDS encoding NAD(P)-dependent oxidoreductase — protein sequence MLVIGLIKEGKIPEDKRVALTPAQCRMLQSKVAGLKVIVQPCKNRCFSDDEYRKAGVEVNEDVSSCNLLLGIKEVPVQQLVPGKRYMFFSHTKKMQPHNQALMNAMVDKKITLIDYECLEHADGQRIIGFGFFAGIVGAHNGIYAYGNRTGAFSLCRVGECKTYKHLLNKYFGLKLPNVKIAVTGSGRVASGILEIMNLLGVIEVEKEDFLSRDFEYPAYVQLKGPDLYEHKVTRKYNRDDFHNNPRNYRCTFRQFLPHTDILMNGIYWDKNVPRLFEWSDMLLPDFRIQTIADITDDKEGSVPCNLGDSTIEFPVYGVDPISRQMVDPYQKDCVDVMAVGNLPNELPRDASRYFGQQLIKYVLEDVLQGTSPVLERATILKEGKLTPQYDYLHDYAYAPQANISR from the coding sequence ATGCTTGTTATAGGATTAATCAAAGAAGGTAAAATACCTGAAGACAAAAGAGTGGCACTTACACCTGCGCAATGCAGGATGCTGCAATCAAAAGTTGCCGGATTAAAAGTTATTGTACAACCTTGTAAAAACAGGTGCTTTTCAGATGATGAATACAGGAAAGCAGGAGTGGAGGTGAATGAAGATGTTTCATCATGTAATCTTTTACTTGGTATAAAAGAGGTGCCGGTACAACAACTGGTTCCGGGCAAACGCTACATGTTTTTTTCGCATACTAAAAAAATGCAACCACACAACCAGGCGCTGATGAATGCCATGGTTGATAAAAAGATCACGCTTATAGATTATGAATGCCTGGAACATGCCGACGGTCAAAGGATCATTGGCTTTGGTTTCTTTGCTGGCATTGTTGGTGCTCATAACGGAATATATGCTTACGGCAACCGTACAGGTGCTTTTAGTTTATGCCGTGTAGGAGAATGTAAAACCTACAAGCACTTGTTGAATAAATACTTCGGATTAAAGCTTCCAAACGTGAAGATCGCTGTAACGGGAAGTGGCCGTGTAGCTAGCGGTATCCTTGAGATCATGAACCTGTTGGGAGTTATAGAGGTTGAAAAAGAAGATTTTCTCTCACGCGATTTTGAATATCCTGCATATGTGCAATTGAAAGGGCCCGACCTTTACGAGCACAAAGTAACTCGCAAGTACAATCGCGATGATTTTCATAATAATCCCAGGAACTACCGCTGTACGTTCAGGCAGTTTTTACCGCATACTGACATCCTGATGAATGGAATTTATTGGGATAAGAATGTACCGCGCTTGTTTGAATGGAGCGATATGTTACTTCCTGATTTTCGCATTCAAACCATAGCCGACATAACTGATGATAAGGAAGGAAGTGTGCCTTGTAACCTTGGAGATTCAACCATAGAGTTTCCGGTTTACGGCGTTGATCCTATCAGCAGGCAAATGGTAGATCCTTACCAAAAGGATTGTGTAGATGTGATGGCTGTAGGCAATTTGCCAAATGAACTACCACGCGATGCAAGCAGGTATTTTGGGCAACAATTGATAAAGTATGTATTGGAAGATGTCTTACAAGGAACATCGCCTGTGTTGGAGCGTGCTACCATACTCAAGGAAGGAAAGTTGACGCCGCAATATGATTACCTGCATGATTACGCTTATGCACCTCAAGCTAACATCAGCCGTTGA
- a CDS encoding tRNA1(Val) (adenine(37)-N6)-methyltransferase has product MKVCTDACLFGAFVANEIVASPAASHVLPTSNLPLILDIGTGTGLLSLMLAQKTNAHIDAVEVNDLAAEQAAENIAASPFAKQVYVHNNSIQLFSEETQQQYDLVISNPPFFDNDLKSNDEGRNLALHSAALSLQELVSVVKKLLKPSGQFAVLLPYHRCKEFNDMASAAGFFCEKNVSVKQTKKHAPLRSMLLYTLSPTDVHHEEIIIKQEGNYSETFTQLLRDYYLYL; this is encoded by the coding sequence ATGAAGGTATGCACCGATGCATGCCTTTTCGGTGCTTTTGTTGCTAATGAAATAGTAGCATCACCTGCTGCCTCTCACGTACTTCCCACTTCAAACCTCCCACTTATTCTCGACATTGGTACTGGCACTGGTTTACTGAGCCTGATGCTTGCACAAAAAACCAATGCACACATAGATGCAGTGGAGGTAAATGATTTGGCAGCAGAACAAGCTGCTGAAAATATCGCTGCATCACCATTTGCAAAGCAGGTCTATGTTCACAATAATAGTATCCAGCTATTTAGTGAAGAGACCCAGCAACAGTATGACCTGGTCATAAGTAATCCTCCTTTTTTCGACAATGATTTAAAGAGCAATGATGAAGGAAGGAACCTAGCACTTCACAGTGCTGCCTTATCGTTGCAAGAGCTGGTAAGTGTTGTAAAAAAGTTGCTGAAACCTTCAGGACAATTTGCAGTATTGTTACCTTATCATCGATGTAAAGAGTTTAATGATATGGCAAGTGCTGCTGGATTTTTTTGTGAGAAAAACGTCTCGGTTAAGCAAACGAAAAAGCATGCTCCTTTACGCAGCATGCTTCTATATACGCTTTCTCCTACTGATGTGCATCACGAAGAGATCATCATTAAACAAGAGGGAAACTACAGCGAAACATTTACTCAGTTGCTACGTGATTATTATCTCTACCTGTAG